One genomic segment of Paenibacillus durus includes these proteins:
- a CDS encoding GNAT family N-acetyltransferase: protein MISIRKIGKEDLPELNGLYEELTGHKSNEAKLVSVFESHEDNDNYILLGAFQDDILAGSLMGIICQDFVGECKSFMVIENVVVASRFRRQGVGRVLMQEIERAARERDCTYIIFVSGGQRTEAHKFYEELGYREENVMGFRKHF from the coding sequence ATGATTTCCATCAGGAAGATCGGCAAAGAAGATTTGCCAGAGTTAAACGGTTTGTATGAGGAACTGACGGGACACAAGAGCAATGAGGCCAAGCTGGTCAGCGTGTTCGAGTCGCATGAAGATAATGACAACTACATACTGCTGGGTGCTTTTCAAGACGATATACTGGCTGGTTCGCTAATGGGGATCATCTGCCAGGATTTTGTGGGAGAATGCAAGTCTTTTATGGTTATCGAGAATGTCGTTGTTGCCAGCCGTTTCAGAAGACAAGGTGTCGGCAGGGTACTAATGCAGGAAATCGAGCGGGCGGCGCGGGAAAGAGATTGCACTTATATCATTTTTGTATCGGGCGGGCAGCGGACGGAAGCGCATAAGTTCTACGAAGAGTTAGGCTATCGGGAAGAGAATGTGATGGGGTTTCGCAAGCATTTTTAA
- a CDS encoding HAD family hydrolase has translation MNFSHILFDLDGTLTDPKIGITKSVQYALAKFGIIEDDLDRLEPFIGPPLAHSFQEFYDFSEEDAWQAVQYYREYFADKGIFENELYAGIPELLSMLTQRQAVLIIATSKPLVFAEKILKHFKLDHFFHAVVGSNLDGTLSDKSEIIKYILEQENLDTASTVMIGDRKHDIIGAHNNGISSIGVLYGYGSAAEMEAIGPTYCIHTVQELYEAFASGEEEAG, from the coding sequence TTGAATTTTTCGCATATTTTATTTGATCTGGACGGAACGCTGACGGACCCGAAGATTGGTATTACCAAGTCGGTGCAGTACGCGCTGGCCAAGTTTGGGATTATCGAAGACGATTTGGATCGTTTGGAGCCGTTCATCGGGCCGCCGCTGGCTCATTCGTTTCAGGAGTTTTACGATTTTTCAGAGGAGGATGCCTGGCAGGCCGTGCAGTATTACCGGGAGTATTTTGCGGACAAGGGTATTTTCGAAAATGAGCTGTACGCCGGCATTCCCGAGCTATTGAGCATGCTCACGCAGCGGCAGGCCGTTCTGATCATAGCAACTTCCAAGCCGCTTGTGTTCGCGGAGAAGATTCTGAAGCATTTTAAGCTGGATCATTTTTTTCATGCGGTGGTCGGGAGCAACCTGGATGGAACGCTGTCGGATAAGAGTGAGATCATTAAGTATATCCTGGAACAAGAGAATTTGGACACAGCCAGCACCGTAATGATCGGAGACCGGAAGCATGACATTATCGGAGCGCATAACAACGGAATATCGTCGATTGGGGTCTTGTACGGATATGGCAGCGCGGCTGAGATGGAAGCTATTGGGCCGACGTATTGCATACATACTGTGCAGGAACTATATGAAGCATTTGCTTCAGGAGAGGAGGAGGCAGGATAA
- a CDS encoding GNAT family N-acetyltransferase: MEDLGYILKRRSRFFVEREFRNKGIARRIVQRLEEEAARQGYKGIKLETGDQQTEAIGFYKKNGYGEIERFREYADCPSSLCYEKRL, translated from the coding sequence ATGGAGGATCTAGGTTATATACTTAAGCGAAGATCCCGTTTCTTCGTGGAGCGGGAGTTCCGGAACAAGGGGATCGCCCGGAGGATTGTGCAGCGGCTGGAAGAGGAAGCGGCCAGGCAGGGATATAAGGGAATCAAGCTGGAAACGGGAGATCAGCAGACCGAGGCGATCGGATTCTACAAAAAGAATGGCTACGGCGAGATTGAACGGTTTAGAGAATACGCCGATTGTCCATCCAGCCTGTGTTATGAGAAGAGACTGTAG
- a CDS encoding YdcF family protein, whose amino-acid sequence MIYVIKFIYSFVLPPGIFVVLLALLALWLLWKKQRGPAVVLLSVTLLLYLASVPLIANPLMRSLESRYAQPERVQGDCLVVLGGGATTGTPDIDGEGSLGGSAANRLVTAVRLHRLTGLPVLFSGGQVFADSGNEGDIARRQLLGLGVDERSILIENRSLNTEQNAEFTAALMKEHGLSRPVLVTSAFHMPRAVAEFRQTGMKVQPYPTDYHISGGATAAWYASMLAPSPGAIGTVGTALKEYLGLLAAVIKDKI is encoded by the coding sequence TTGATTTATGTAATCAAATTTATCTACAGCTTCGTGCTGCCTCCGGGAATATTTGTTGTGCTGCTGGCGCTGCTGGCATTATGGCTGTTATGGAAAAAACAGCGCGGTCCGGCAGTGGTCCTTCTCTCCGTAACGCTGCTGCTGTATTTGGCGTCGGTGCCGCTGATCGCGAACCCGCTGATGCGCAGTCTGGAATCGCGGTACGCCCAGCCGGAGCGGGTTCAGGGCGACTGTCTGGTGGTGCTCGGAGGCGGGGCTACGACAGGAACGCCCGACATTGATGGCGAAGGCAGCTTGGGCGGATCGGCGGCCAATCGGCTGGTAACTGCGGTCCGGCTGCATCGCTTGACTGGATTGCCGGTGCTGTTCAGCGGCGGGCAGGTTTTTGCCGACAGCGGCAACGAGGGCGATATCGCCCGCAGGCAGCTGCTCGGACTGGGAGTGGATGAACGGAGTATTCTTATCGAGAACCGTTCGCTGAACACGGAGCAGAATGCCGAATTTACGGCCGCGCTCATGAAGGAGCACGGGCTAAGCCGCCCGGTGCTGGTTACTTCGGCATTCCATATGCCGCGGGCGGTTGCGGAGTTCAGGCAGACCGGAATGAAGGTTCAGCCGTATCCGACCGATTACCATATAAGCGGCGGCGCCACGGCGGCTTGGTATGCGAGCATGCTGGCGCCCAGCCCTGGTGCAATTGGAACGGTTGGAACGGCGCTGAAGGAATATCTCGGATTACTGGCTGCTGTGATCAAAGATAAAATATAA